The Echinicola rosea genome has a segment encoding these proteins:
- the proB gene encoding glutamate 5-kinase translates to MIHRKANTIVIKIGSNVLTQADGTPDTNRMKALVRQMVYLREQGQEIILITSGAVAYGRKSTVFEEKTDPIIQKQIFAAIGQIELIGYYRQLFLEHNAPIAQIMVTKSDFRDRKHYLNMKNCLEGLLKNNIIPVINENDTVSVTELMFTDNDELAGLVAAMLDAKNLIILSNVAGIFKGHPNDPGAELIEKVDADTPSMANFISSSRSSFGRGGMLTKMNMAKKSADLGIGVTIANGKREDVLIDYFHNRLRCTYFEPSKAKQSPKKWIAHSEHYSTGEAIINAGAENALRSDKITSLLPIGVLKIHGNFSKGDIIRILSEDGRKIGLGKAAYGAKVATEKQGLANQKPLIHYDYLYLHQEG, encoded by the coding sequence ATGATCCACCGAAAGGCCAACACCATCGTCATCAAAATTGGCTCTAATGTACTTACCCAGGCCGATGGCACTCCTGACACCAACCGCATGAAAGCCTTGGTGCGCCAGATGGTTTATCTGCGCGAGCAAGGCCAAGAAATCATACTGATCACCTCGGGAGCTGTAGCTTATGGTCGTAAATCCACCGTTTTCGAAGAAAAGACCGATCCCATCATCCAAAAACAAATTTTTGCCGCAATAGGGCAAATTGAACTGATCGGATACTACAGGCAGCTTTTTCTGGAGCATAATGCACCGATCGCCCAGATCATGGTGACCAAAAGCGATTTCAGGGACAGAAAGCATTACCTGAACATGAAAAATTGCCTGGAAGGGCTACTCAAAAACAATATCATTCCGGTGATCAATGAAAATGACACCGTATCGGTTACGGAGCTAATGTTTACCGATAATGATGAATTAGCCGGATTGGTGGCCGCTATGCTGGATGCCAAAAATCTAATCATTCTCAGCAATGTAGCAGGAATCTTCAAAGGCCATCCAAATGATCCCGGTGCCGAACTGATCGAAAAAGTCGATGCAGATACCCCATCCATGGCCAACTTCATTTCAAGTTCCAGGAGTTCCTTTGGACGAGGTGGAATGCTCACCAAAATGAACATGGCCAAAAAATCCGCTGATCTGGGCATCGGTGTTACCATTGCCAATGGCAAGCGGGAGGATGTGCTCATTGATTACTTCCATAACAGGCTGCGCTGCACCTACTTCGAACCATCCAAAGCCAAACAAAGTCCAAAAAAGTGGATCGCTCACAGCGAGCACTACTCCACGGGGGAAGCCATTATCAACGCCGGGGCTGAAAACGCCCTGAGATCCGACAAAATCACCAGCTTGCTGCCCATCGGTGTTCTTAAAATCCATGGAAACTTTTCCAAAGGTGACATTATCCGCATCCTCTCAGAAGATGGACGGAAGATCGGTTTGGGCAAAGCGGCTTATGGTGCCAAGGTAGCAACCGAAAAACAGGGCTTGGCCAACCAAAAACCCCTTATCCACTATGATTACCTATACCTCCATCAGGAAGGATAG
- a CDS encoding thioredoxin family protein gives MKSILLPLMVMTGLLTCHHVIGQEKIRWLTFEQLEDSLEKSPKKVFIDFYTDWCTYCKKMDKMVFTNPEVIALLNREYYPVRMNAETRDTIHFDGLTLANHQATDKRPGIHDLAMLLGSRDEKFIPPALILLDKQFKVIDRKFEYIPSKKLLKWLLAPPSNTAKPSN, from the coding sequence ATGAAATCAATATTGCTCCCACTCATGGTGATGACAGGCTTATTGACCTGTCATCACGTTATCGGACAGGAGAAAATCCGATGGCTGACTTTTGAGCAATTGGAGGACTCGCTGGAAAAATCTCCAAAGAAAGTATTTATCGATTTTTATACTGATTGGTGTACCTATTGCAAAAAGATGGACAAAATGGTTTTTACCAACCCTGAGGTGATCGCGCTGTTGAACCGTGAATACTATCCTGTCAGGATGAATGCCGAAACGCGGGACACCATTCACTTTGACGGCCTTACATTGGCAAACCACCAAGCTACGGACAAGCGTCCGGGAATTCACGATTTGGCGATGTTATTGGGCAGCAGAGATGAGAAGTTCATCCCTCCTGCCCTGATCCTCCTGGACAAACAATTCAAAGTAATCGATCGAAAGTTTGAATACATTCCCAGTAAAAAATTACTAAAGTGGCTACTAGCACCTCCCTCAAACACTGCTAAACCTAGCAACTGA
- a CDS encoding MbnP family protein, with the protein MKNTINIITALLLTIGGLASCTNDTDEALKVESQSTLSLQLDHTFGNEAFELEQAFTAENGSTIIFNELRYWISNVELIHENGTKYRVPESYYLVQHMKEQLVQDTFVLPDSVRETIILKNIPEGSYTGINFAVGIDPEYNDDLTRTAGELNALQNMAYSSWMWFTSYIFSKTKGTVGEGEEAMEFSFETGSNDCFRTVSLNLSSPITVSSDGINTLSVKNDVKVLFADIAFDDELMSGSKYVIGATTPDLMMRLSNNYQAAFSVE; encoded by the coding sequence ATGAAAAATACTATAAACATAATTACTGCATTACTTTTAACCATTGGGGGATTGGCTTCATGCACGAATGACACCGATGAAGCGCTAAAAGTAGAAAGCCAATCAACACTTTCCCTCCAGCTGGATCATACGTTTGGAAACGAAGCGTTCGAATTGGAGCAAGCTTTTACTGCGGAAAACGGTAGTACTATAATATTTAACGAATTACGCTACTGGATTTCAAATGTAGAACTAATACATGAAAACGGCACGAAATACCGAGTACCTGAATCGTATTACTTGGTTCAGCACATGAAAGAGCAGCTGGTACAGGACACATTTGTACTACCAGACTCTGTTCGCGAAACGATTATACTGAAAAATATCCCTGAAGGCAGCTATACGGGAATCAATTTTGCCGTGGGAATCGATCCCGAGTATAATGACGACCTTACCCGTACTGCGGGGGAATTGAACGCCCTTCAGAACATGGCCTACTCCTCATGGATGTGGTTTACTAGCTATATTTTCTCCAAAACCAAAGGGACGGTAGGTGAAGGAGAGGAAGCCATGGAATTTTCCTTTGAAACTGGTTCAAACGATTGCTTTAGAACAGTTTCACTTAACCTTAGTTCCCCTATTACGGTAAGTTCTGATGGCATAAACACCCTTTCGGTAAAAAATGATGTAAAGGTGCTATTTGCAGATATCGCATTTGACGATGAATTAATGTCTGGTTCCAAGTACGTGATCGGTGCCACTACCCCTGATCTCATGATGCGGCTTTCGAATAATTACCAAGCTGCTTTTTCCGTTGAATGA
- a CDS encoding cytochrome-c peroxidase: MKKGIIYRLLLLLCPHILLIGCLPDAGDIQGQSPEYFSPVVSSSLLQEDFPQPERNLMSKQGVLLGKTLFYDPALSANGKVDCASCHLPQLAFSDGLGLSDQGVSGKPLHRHSPALFNMAWHKGLFWDGGSNNLESLVFGPLTHPDEMAADLGEIIHYLRGDEKYPDLFKAAFETDTITSAFIGRALAQFVRTLISQDSRYDQWKRNEVLLYDQEIQGYQLYRQHCSSCHEEGLFTDLKYHNNGLDATYPDPHELEGLLLGRYRITFDDHDLGAYKTPSLRNIYLTAPYMHDGRFETLDEVLDHYEKGIQHNGSLAPQLEKGISLTNQQREDLLAFLATLTDYTFINNKAYQK, from the coding sequence TTGAAAAAAGGAATTATATATCGGCTGCTCCTTCTTCTGTGCCCACACATATTGTTGATTGGCTGTCTTCCGGACGCTGGGGATATCCAAGGGCAATCACCGGAATACTTTAGCCCGGTGGTTTCGTCCAGTCTCCTTCAGGAAGATTTTCCCCAACCAGAGCGGAACCTCATGAGCAAACAAGGAGTACTGCTGGGAAAGACCTTGTTTTATGATCCTGCTTTGTCAGCTAATGGTAAAGTCGATTGTGCCAGCTGTCATTTGCCTCAATTGGCCTTCAGTGACGGTCTCGGCCTTAGTGATCAAGGAGTATCAGGAAAACCACTCCACAGGCACTCCCCTGCCCTTTTCAACATGGCTTGGCACAAAGGGCTGTTTTGGGACGGAGGATCGAATAACCTGGAATCACTGGTCTTTGGTCCACTCACCCATCCGGATGAAATGGCAGCTGACTTGGGTGAAATCATCCATTACTTACGTGGTGACGAGAAGTACCCAGACCTGTTTAAGGCAGCTTTTGAGACGGATACCATCACCAGTGCCTTCATCGGCCGGGCCTTGGCTCAATTTGTCCGAACGCTCATTTCCCAAGACAGTCGGTATGACCAGTGGAAACGGAATGAGGTCCTATTATATGATCAGGAAATCCAAGGATACCAGCTTTACCGGCAGCATTGTAGCAGCTGTCACGAAGAGGGCCTATTTACCGATCTCAAGTACCACAACAATGGACTGGATGCGACCTATCCCGATCCCCATGAGCTGGAAGGGCTACTGCTCGGCCGCTACCGGATCACCTTCGATGACCATGACTTAGGTGCTTATAAAACCCCTTCCCTGAGAAATATCTACCTGACGGCCCCTTACATGCATGACGGAAGGTTCGAAACGCTGGATGAGGTACTCGATCATTATGAAAAGGGTATCCAACATAATGGGAGTTTAGCGCCCCAACTGGAAAAAGGGATCAGTTTAACCAATCAGCAGCGAGAAGACCTATTGGCTTTCCTTGCTACCCTGACCGATTACACATTCATCAACAATAAAGCTTACCAAAAGTAG
- a CDS encoding transporter family protein produces MRKKLIILFITLTFPLLSKEAKACDSCNFFEYSLLQNRSYIGLFYRHRQFGGYDQYGYSSPSPGTAAVRDNLTAGFENGSAAKYAPNARTSILPSIEQDYIVMHEPEGTGLYVNKTDQDWETYETVELRGNFTLKNKWNFTFLLPYESNRVHYQKMLDLPNPVQDTTLSVQGWGDLTVAADYIHYIYNPKVRHTFRPGLAVVAPTGQSRRMANNGDKFDPIIQPGTGSWSYVARLNYQLFFTKTGLNAGFSYKQSTEGAQNYQFGNSFNASAIGFHQVSLKGDWMLVPNAGAYYEQSGKDTWTGEEQQLTGGKVAFAQAGLDVNRQEWTLSLMWQTPMYQDLKGNQIHHQNRISVGIIKAFKL; encoded by the coding sequence ATGAGAAAAAAGTTAATCATCTTATTCATAACACTAACATTCCCCCTACTGTCAAAGGAAGCAAAAGCCTGCGACAGCTGTAATTTCTTCGAATACAGCCTGCTGCAAAACAGAAGCTACATTGGCTTGTTTTACAGGCACCGACAGTTTGGTGGGTATGATCAATATGGCTACTCCTCCCCCAGTCCAGGTACCGCTGCAGTGCGTGATAACCTAACGGCTGGGTTTGAAAATGGATCTGCTGCCAAATATGCTCCAAATGCCCGCACATCCATCCTTCCTTCCATTGAACAGGACTATATCGTGATGCACGAGCCAGAGGGGACCGGGTTGTATGTCAATAAAACAGACCAAGACTGGGAAACCTATGAAACGGTAGAGCTTAGGGGAAATTTCACCTTAAAAAACAAGTGGAACTTTACTTTTCTCCTTCCCTATGAGTCCAATAGGGTTCATTACCAAAAAATGCTTGACCTGCCAAACCCTGTTCAGGATACCACGTTGAGCGTTCAAGGCTGGGGAGACCTGACCGTGGCAGCGGATTATATCCATTATATCTATAACCCCAAAGTCCGCCATACGTTCCGACCTGGCCTGGCCGTGGTCGCACCTACGGGCCAATCCCGCCGGATGGCTAATAATGGTGACAAGTTTGACCCAATCATCCAGCCGGGAACGGGATCCTGGAGCTATGTGGCTCGGCTAAACTACCAGTTGTTCTTTACCAAAACTGGTCTGAATGCCGGATTCAGCTACAAGCAATCCACCGAAGGCGCCCAAAACTACCAGTTTGGAAATAGCTTCAATGCCTCTGCGATTGGCTTTCATCAAGTATCCCTTAAGGGGGACTGGATGCTGGTTCCCAATGCCGGTGCCTACTATGAGCAGTCGGGAAAAGACACTTGGACAGGAGAAGAACAGCAACTGACCGGAGGAAAAGTGGCCTTCGCCCAAGCTGGATTGGATGTCAACAGGCAAGAGTGGACACTGAGCTTAATGTGGCAGACTCCCATGTACCAAGACCTGAAAGGTAATCAGATCCACCACCAAAACAGGATCAGTGTAGGCATTATCAAAGCCTTTAAACTCTAA
- a CDS encoding DUF4143 domain-containing protein: MYFYDNGIRNGLIANLNQPKKRNDVGALWKNFLVSERIKFLHYSERWVNHWYWGTKDQKEINFIEESGEKNTGL, from the coding sequence ATCTATTTTTATGATAATGGCATCCGAAATGGCCTCATCGCAAACCTTAACCAGCCAAAAAAACGCAATGATGTGGGAGCTCTTTGGAAAAATTTCTTAGTTTCAGAACGAATTAAATTTTTGCACTATTCTGAAAGATGGGTGAATCATTGGTATTGGGGGACCAAGGACCAAAAGGAAATTAATTTTATTGAAGAATCAGGAGAGAAAAATACAGGCTTATGA
- a CDS encoding alanine/glycine:cation symporter family protein, translated as MGQLIIDFSNWIWGWPLLYLLLGGGTLLFLYSGIIPFSGFAHAMKVVSGKYDDPNAKGDITSFQALTSAIAATVGLGNISGVALAIGTGGPGAIFWMWVSAFVGMATKYFTCTLAIMYRGKDSSGHIQGGPMYVIEEGMGKKWRFLSIIFCVAGIMGLLAIFQANQLTDVIRVVLLKPFGLDYGVSTRWILGISMMLLVATVILGGIKRIASVASKLVPFMVTLYFLSVLIILFRFSDQILPSFWYILDDAFSGKAVLGGSIGAVIITGARRAAFSNEAGIGTAPMVHGASKNEEPVREGLIAMLGPFIDTIVVCTLTAMTIMVTGVWETGEKDGVLMTLSAFQSGIPVVGKYFLMAAVLVFALSTMFTYSYYGHKCFNYLFGADKADYYNYFYLLTIVAGAVVSLKVVMSFVDGMYAVMAFPTMISAIYLSPKVRAATKDYFRRMKEKGML; from the coding sequence ATGGGGCAACTGATCATTGATTTTAGTAATTGGATTTGGGGATGGCCATTATTGTACCTGCTCTTGGGAGGAGGGACCCTATTGTTTTTATATTCTGGCATAATCCCTTTCAGTGGCTTTGCCCATGCGATGAAAGTGGTAAGTGGCAAATACGATGATCCCAATGCCAAAGGGGATATAACATCCTTTCAAGCCCTTACTTCGGCCATTGCAGCAACAGTGGGCTTGGGCAATATCAGTGGAGTGGCCTTGGCCATCGGGACAGGCGGTCCAGGAGCGATATTCTGGATGTGGGTGTCGGCATTTGTCGGCATGGCGACCAAGTATTTTACGTGTACACTGGCCATCATGTACCGTGGTAAGGACAGCTCTGGTCATATCCAAGGAGGTCCCATGTACGTGATCGAAGAGGGAATGGGCAAGAAATGGCGATTTCTCTCCATCATCTTCTGTGTTGCAGGAATCATGGGGCTTTTGGCCATCTTCCAGGCCAATCAACTGACCGATGTTATCCGTGTTGTACTTCTGAAACCATTTGGTTTGGACTATGGCGTATCTACGAGGTGGATTTTGGGCATATCGATGATGTTGTTGGTCGCCACAGTCATTTTGGGAGGTATCAAGCGTATTGCCTCGGTAGCCTCCAAATTAGTGCCTTTTATGGTGACCCTCTATTTCTTGAGTGTGTTGATTATTCTTTTCCGGTTTAGTGATCAGATATTGCCTTCTTTTTGGTATATCCTAGACGATGCCTTCTCAGGAAAAGCCGTTTTGGGCGGTTCGATAGGGGCGGTGATCATTACGGGAGCCAGAAGAGCTGCCTTCAGTAATGAAGCAGGGATCGGTACAGCGCCCATGGTGCATGGAGCTTCCAAAAACGAAGAGCCTGTTCGTGAAGGCTTGATTGCGATGCTGGGGCCTTTTATCGATACCATTGTAGTTTGTACCTTGACTGCGATGACCATTATGGTCACTGGCGTATGGGAAACGGGCGAAAAGGATGGCGTGCTGATGACCCTCTCGGCTTTTCAAAGCGGGATTCCGGTGGTGGGCAAATATTTCTTAATGGCTGCTGTACTGGTATTTGCGCTGTCCACTATGTTTACCTACAGCTACTATGGCCACAAGTGCTTTAATTACCTTTTCGGCGCGGATAAGGCGGATTATTATAACTATTTCTATTTGCTGACCATTGTTGCAGGGGCGGTCGTCTCGCTAAAGGTGGTGATGAGTTTTGTGGATGGCATGTATGCCGTGATGGCCTTTCCTACCATGATTTCTGCCATTTATCTTTCTCCAAAAGTAAGGGCAGCCACCAAGGATTATTTTAGAAGGATGAAAGAAAAGGGGATGTTATAA
- a CDS encoding glycerate kinase: MKILIAPNAFKGTIPADRATALIKEVLAPHFKQAEFQLCPIADGGDGTCVLLGNQLGLSEVPVVGLNASGYIKQGLIYLNYSQKKAFVDVATLSGLDGVKGYGVDAKLTSTYGTGLLILEAIRKGADHIVLGLGGSATVDMGTGILRALGFLFLDEKGREIPMFSPGFLSRVAYIQRPAVRHRIRFTCLCDVDNTFFGKEGAIPVFGPQKGLKATDQSAFEQAAERVFDLMKAKGNSGLEDQPGFGAAGGIALGLSAFFPVEITQGARYFFQSVGMGEKVAWADWVITGEGRFDRQSAGGKGSYELLQLARKHHKRTILITSGGEEEGIRSGFDEVINLPELDLGQKNISDLAEKYLKTSLEKFIRNGAFKEKE; this comes from the coding sequence ATGAAAATCCTTATTGCCCCAAATGCATTTAAAGGAACGATTCCAGCAGATCGCGCTACAGCCCTGATCAAAGAAGTGCTGGCCCCACATTTTAAACAAGCTGAATTTCAACTGTGCCCCATTGCTGACGGGGGAGATGGGACCTGCGTTTTACTTGGTAATCAGTTGGGATTAAGCGAGGTGCCTGTGGTTGGGCTTAATGCATCAGGATATATTAAACAGGGTTTAATATATTTAAATTATAGTCAAAAAAAGGCTTTTGTCGATGTAGCTACATTGAGTGGCTTGGATGGGGTAAAAGGGTACGGAGTGGATGCCAAGCTTACCAGTACGTATGGAACAGGTTTGTTGATTTTAGAAGCCATTAGGAAAGGCGCCGATCATATTGTCCTTGGACTTGGAGGGAGTGCTACGGTGGATATGGGGACAGGAATTTTGAGGGCCTTGGGTTTTTTGTTTTTGGATGAAAAAGGAAGGGAAATCCCAATGTTTAGCCCTGGTTTTCTATCAAGAGTTGCTTATATCCAGCGACCAGCAGTGAGGCATAGGATCCGGTTTACCTGTTTGTGTGATGTGGACAATACTTTTTTCGGAAAGGAAGGGGCCATTCCGGTATTTGGCCCGCAAAAGGGCTTGAAAGCTACAGACCAATCGGCATTTGAGCAAGCGGCGGAGAGAGTCTTTGATCTGATGAAAGCCAAAGGAAACAGTGGATTGGAAGATCAGCCGGGCTTTGGAGCAGCAGGTGGGATTGCCCTAGGACTCAGTGCTTTTTTTCCAGTGGAGATTACACAAGGAGCGCGCTACTTCTTCCAAAGCGTCGGGATGGGTGAAAAGGTAGCTTGGGCGGATTGGGTGATTACGGGAGAAGGGAGATTTGACCGGCAGTCAGCAGGAGGGAAGGGAAGCTACGAGCTATTACAACTGGCTCGAAAACACCATAAAAGGACCATTCTTATCACTTCTGGAGGAGAAGAGGAAGGCATTAGGAGTGGCTTTGATGAAGTCATTAATTTGCCTGAATTGGACCTTGGCCAAAAAAACATAAGTGATCTTGCTGAGAAGTACCTAAAAACCAGTTTGGAAAAATTTATCAGGAATGGTGCTTTTAAAGAAAAGGAGTAA
- a CDS encoding pirin family protein: MKDTAIKKIRQLGFQWQTQDPFLFCAYHLDEFPAGNDELGPTASLEGRNIGQDFTIKDGWRMYHGSKVPGFPAHPHKGFETVTLVERGFADHSDSLGAAGRFGQGDVQWMTAGKGVMHSEMFPLLKKDEKNPLLLFQLWLNLPKAKKNVPPHFKMLWGETIPVHTEKDENGNQISIKIIAGQYGDQKAPSPNPDSWAADPENHVAIWTIKLAPNAKWTLPSTAKDINRSLFFYQGEKLNVEGFEVPEGHSLDLFSEKEITFVNGDQPAELLFLQGKPIDEPVVQHGPFVMNSTQEIHQAMTEFQQTQFGGWPWPNHEPTHPKEKGRFAIHADGREEVKDQ, translated from the coding sequence ATGAAAGATACAGCAATCAAAAAAATCAGACAACTTGGCTTTCAATGGCAAACACAAGATCCCTTTTTGTTTTGCGCATACCACTTGGATGAATTTCCGGCGGGAAATGATGAGCTTGGGCCAACAGCGTCATTGGAAGGCCGGAATATCGGCCAGGATTTCACCATAAAAGATGGATGGAGAATGTACCATGGCAGTAAAGTTCCTGGCTTTCCCGCCCATCCCCATAAAGGTTTTGAGACCGTAACCTTGGTAGAACGCGGCTTTGCGGACCATTCGGATTCATTGGGGGCAGCAGGAAGATTTGGACAAGGTGATGTCCAATGGATGACAGCCGGTAAAGGTGTCATGCACAGCGAAATGTTCCCTTTGCTCAAAAAGGATGAAAAAAATCCATTACTCTTGTTTCAGCTTTGGCTGAACTTACCAAAAGCAAAGAAGAATGTACCCCCTCATTTTAAAATGCTTTGGGGCGAGACCATTCCAGTGCATACGGAGAAAGATGAGAATGGAAACCAGATCAGCATAAAAATTATCGCTGGACAATATGGTGACCAAAAAGCACCTTCCCCAAACCCTGATTCTTGGGCAGCAGATCCTGAAAACCATGTGGCCATATGGACCATAAAATTGGCACCAAATGCCAAGTGGACCTTGCCGTCCACTGCAAAGGACATCAATCGCTCCCTATTCTTCTACCAAGGAGAAAAACTGAACGTAGAAGGGTTTGAGGTACCGGAAGGACACTCCTTGGATCTATTTTCTGAGAAGGAAATAACCTTCGTCAATGGTGACCAACCAGCGGAGTTGCTTTTCCTCCAGGGCAAACCGATCGATGAACCGGTGGTGCAGCATGGACCGTTCGTCATGAACAGTACCCAAGAAATCCATCAGGCCATGACGGAATTCCAACAAACCCAGTTTGGAGGGTGGCCATGGCCAAACCATGAGCCTACGCATCCAAAAGAAAAAGGACGATTTGCCATCCATGCGGATGGACGCGAAGAAGTAAAAGACCAATAA
- a CDS encoding TonB-dependent receptor, whose translation MKQLITSILILHLLTAHSQAQDTGEISGTVTAVGHSPVYATLQIMGTDLGAATKEDGSYVIQHVPAGSATIKVKLMGYQTAQKTVTVVQGQSTKVDFELKEDNLNLNEVVISATRYELDRKEAPVVVNVLNPKLFNATQSVALSEGLNYQPGVRVETNCQNCGFTQVRLNGLEGAYSQILINSRSVFSALNSVYGLDQIPTNIIERVEVVRGGGSALYGSNAIGGTINIITKEPVENTWQIGSNFSLIDGTTPDNSLNFNGSLTSEDLQSGVTFHGLYRQRGSYDANGDGFTEITRLENNTFGMKTFLKPSEHSKISFDFSAIKEYRRGGDKLDLPPHFTDITEELTHNTLIGGLTYEQFSKDGRNNFSVYLSGQKTQRDSYYGGLGGGRTAADSVLAANAYGKTNDLSLVAGSQFSRNFSNNDVIIFGAEYQLSDVEDEIIGYQRLIDQSVNTIGIYGQYEWRPNERMTLLAGGRYDHTVVDGHYGLADVTRTSDISTGVFSPRTNLLYDLRQNLQLRLGYARGFRAPQAFNEDLHISSVGGEPTFVILSDELKTELSDAYTASLNVTEAIGDWQFSFLAEGFYTVLKRPFTTVSTGATLPNGSILEEVRNGSGAEVRGGNFELNLSPSSQLAIQAGGTLQRSTYKDPQVLFEPEVASEEEPTVTTDRFLRAPNAYGYLSTNWSLTEHLGLDLTGAYTGTMMVPHVISESGFIELVDTQQFFDANIKLAYHFDLAKGFHMELSGGVQNAFNSYQNDFDTGALRDSNYIYGPARPRTFFFGVKIGDFH comes from the coding sequence ATGAAACAGTTAATTACGAGCATATTAATCTTACACCTACTGACGGCCCACAGCCAAGCCCAAGACACTGGAGAAATTTCCGGTACCGTAACGGCTGTTGGACATTCCCCCGTTTATGCCACCCTTCAAATAATGGGTACCGACCTGGGTGCAGCCACTAAGGAAGATGGATCCTACGTCATCCAGCATGTCCCAGCGGGTAGTGCTACCATCAAAGTAAAACTCATGGGCTATCAAACGGCTCAAAAAACCGTCACCGTAGTCCAGGGACAAAGTACAAAAGTAGATTTTGAGCTAAAGGAAGATAACTTAAACCTCAATGAAGTAGTCATCAGTGCCACTCGATATGAATTGGACCGCAAGGAGGCACCGGTGGTGGTCAATGTCCTTAACCCCAAACTCTTCAATGCCACCCAATCAGTAGCCCTTTCCGAAGGCCTTAACTATCAACCCGGCGTACGAGTAGAGACCAACTGCCAAAACTGTGGCTTTACCCAAGTAAGACTGAACGGCCTTGAAGGAGCCTATTCCCAAATCCTGATCAATAGCAGATCGGTCTTCAGTGCGCTTAACAGCGTCTATGGACTAGACCAGATTCCTACCAATATCATCGAGCGTGTAGAGGTGGTCCGTGGCGGCGGGTCTGCACTCTACGGCTCCAATGCCATCGGGGGCACCATTAATATAATTACCAAAGAGCCTGTAGAAAATACGTGGCAAATCGGATCCAACTTCTCCCTCATCGATGGCACTACTCCTGACAATTCACTGAACTTCAACGGATCGCTCACCAGCGAAGACCTCCAATCGGGAGTAACCTTTCACGGCCTATACCGCCAGCGTGGCAGCTATGATGCAAATGGAGATGGCTTTACCGAAATCACCCGATTGGAAAACAATACCTTTGGAATGAAGACATTTTTAAAACCAAGTGAGCACAGCAAGATCAGTTTCGACTTCAGTGCCATCAAGGAATACCGAAGAGGTGGTGACAAACTGGACCTGCCCCCTCACTTTACTGACATTACCGAAGAGCTTACTCACAATACGCTGATAGGCGGATTGACTTATGAGCAGTTTAGCAAGGATGGCAGGAATAATTTTTCCGTCTATCTATCTGGCCAAAAGACCCAGCGTGACAGTTACTATGGAGGACTGGGAGGTGGCCGTACCGCGGCTGACAGTGTCTTGGCTGCAAATGCCTATGGCAAAACAAATGATCTATCGCTAGTGGCAGGAAGCCAATTCTCCAGAAATTTCAGCAACAATGATGTCATTATATTCGGTGCAGAATACCAATTGAGCGATGTAGAAGATGAAATCATCGGCTACCAACGGCTGATCGACCAATCTGTCAATACTATAGGTATTTATGGACAATACGAATGGCGACCAAATGAGCGCATGACCTTACTTGCCGGTGGGCGCTACGACCATACCGTGGTAGATGGTCATTATGGACTAGCGGACGTCACCCGGACTTCGGACATCTCCACAGGTGTATTTAGTCCAAGGACAAACCTGCTTTATGACCTTCGGCAAAACCTTCAGCTACGCCTAGGTTATGCGCGCGGTTTCAGGGCCCCGCAAGCCTTCAATGAAGACTTACATATCTCTTCAGTAGGTGGTGAGCCCACTTTTGTGATCCTGTCCGATGAGCTGAAGACAGAACTTTCCGATGCGTACACAGCTTCCCTGAACGTAACTGAAGCCATTGGCGATTGGCAGTTCAGTTTTTTGGCGGAGGGGTTTTATACCGTGCTCAAGCGGCCATTTACGACAGTCAGCACGGGGGCCACACTGCCTAATGGATCTATACTGGAAGAAGTCCGAAATGGATCCGGAGCAGAAGTCAGGGGTGGAAATTTCGAACTGAACCTTTCGCCTTCATCCCAACTGGCCATACAGGCAGGTGGTACCCTTCAGCGATCTACCTATAAGGATCCACAAGTACTGTTCGAACCCGAAGTAGCCAGTGAGGAAGAGCCAACCGTGACGACCGACCGGTTTCTCCGTGCCCCCAATGCCTACGGATATCTCTCTACCAATTGGTCATTGACAGAGCACTTAGGGCTGGACCTTACAGGAGCCTATACAGGAACTATGATGGTACCACATGTGATCAGTGAATCAGGTTTTATCGAACTAGTGGATACGCAGCAGTTTTTTGATGCCAACATCAAACTGGCCTATCATTTCGACCTTGCCAAAGGCTTCCACATGGAGCTTTCAGGGGGTGTCCAAAATGCATTCAACAGTTACCAAAATGATTTTGATACAGGGGCTTTACGGGATTCCAATTATATTTATGGGCCTGCGAGACCAAGAACGTTTTTCTTTGGTGTGAAAATTGGTGATTTCCATTGA